The nucleotide window CATCGTCAACGTGATTCGGCCTGCAACAGGGGGCGGGACCGCGGACTCCACCGACATCGCGCTCCTTGTCTCCACCAACTCCCGCCAGGAGATCGACTCGTGGGACAGACGCAAGATCGCCGACTCGCTAGTCAAGGAGGCCGGTGTTTCCTCGGCTGTTGCCGGAGAGATCGCATCCGCCGTTGAGGACCGCATCGACCGCACGAACATGATGACGGTCACGACAGCCATCATCCGCGAGATAGTCGACCTTGAACTCCTCGAGCGTGGCATGACGATCGCCCACAAGAAGCACAGCCACCTCGGTCTTCCGATGTGGGATGTGGAGCAGATCATCAACAACGCCAACAAGGAGAACTCCAACACCACACACAACCCCGAGTCCATCAACCTCACCATAGCCGAGACGATTCTCAAGGAGTTCGCGCTGCGCCGTGTCTTCACCGAGGACGTGGCGGAGGCTCACTACGTCGGAGACATGCACCTCCATGACCTCGGCTTCATCATCCGACCGTATTGCGGCGGACACTCGCTCGAGTACATCAAGAAGTTCGGGCTCAACCTGCCCAACATCACGAGCGTGTCCAAGCCCGCGAAGCATCCAGAGGTTCTCATCGGCCACATGGTGAAGATGGCCTCCGCTCTCCAGGCTCACTATGCAGGCGCGGTAGGGTGGGAGGCCGTCAACGTCTTCTTCGCCCCCTACCTGGTCGACAAGACCGACGAGCAGATCGAACAGCTGGCAGAGATGCTCATCTTCGAGTTCAACCAGCTCGCGGGTGCACGCGGTAGCCAGGTCGTGTTCACGGACTTCAATCTCTACTACAACATCCCGCGCCACTTTGCCGACACTCCCGCCATCGGCCCGGGCGGCCAGTACACGGGCAAGACCTACAGCGAATACGAGCGCGAGGCGCAGGCATTCATCACGGCGATGTTCAACGTCTACATGCGCGGGGACGCCACCGGCAAGACGTTCGTGTTCCCCAAGCCCCTACTACACATCAGCGAGGACTTCTTCCAGACTTCCGGCCACAAGGAGTTCTTTGATCTCGCATGTACGGTTGCGTCGAAGCAGGGCATTACCTACTTCGTCTTCGACCGGGGAGATGAGATCACCGTCTCCCAGTGCTGTAGGCTCAAGCTCAAGTTGAGCCAGGAACAGCTCAGTGACACCAAGACCCCCGAACGCATGCGTTTCTCGGCACTCCAGAATGTCACCATCAACCTTCCACGCATCGCCTACAAGGCCAGAGGGAACGACTCCGCATTGTTCATGGAGCTCAACAAGGCTCTCGAACTCGTGGCCAAGGCGCACGTGCAGAAGCGCGAGTTCATTCAGACGCTCGTCGACCTCGGCGAGACAGGGCCGCTTGGCCTGCTCACGCAGCGACTTGACGACGAGCCGTACCTCAAGATGGAAGAGCTGACCTACCTGGCCGGCCTGATCGGCCTGAACGAACTCGTTCAGGTCCACACCGGTTCTCAGCTCCACGAATCGGATGAGGCCCTCAGGTTCGGGTTGAAGGTCATATCAGCAATGAGCCTCAAGTCCAAGGAACTGTCCGAGAGGTACGGAATCAATCTCGTTCTCGAGGAGAGCCCGGCCGAGTCCGCTGGATACCGTCTGGCCAAGCTCGACATGAAGTACTGGCCCGAGCAGGCCGTCCACGTTGTCAAGGGCGACCTGACCGCCGGGAACTTCTACTACACCAACTCGGTTCATATCGCCGTGGACGCAGACGTCAACTACATCGATCGAGTCGAGAAGCAGTCTCGCTTCCACCCGCTGATCGAAGCCGGAGCGATCGTGCACGTGTGGCTCGGCGAGAGCGAGCCACACCCGGGCGCCATACGTTCCTTCGTCGAGAAGACATTCCGGAACACTCAGTGTTCCCAGATAGCCTTCAGTCCCGAGTTCACCGTCTGCGAATCCTGTCGCCGCACGTCGCGCGGCCTGAAGGCGCAGTGCCCGCTGTGTGGTTCGATGGACGTCTACGGCGTGACCCGCATCGTCGGCTACTACTCAAAGATCCAGACATGGAATCGCAGCAAGGTCGGAGAGCTCTACGACCGGGTCCGCACCGACTTGCATGACATCGACCCGGCGGCCTAGGTCCTCGTGAGCCACGGCACAGCCTAGAGAGAAAGGGAGACCGAAGTGCACGTCAAGCTCTTCATGAAAGAGGACTGCCCAAAGTGTCCAGCGGCGAAGCGTGCCGTTGAGGGTCTCGAGTGCGTAGAGGTCTTTGACGTAGCGAGTCTAGACGGACTTGCAGAAGCGTCCTTCTACAGCGTACTCGCTACGCCCTCGATACTCGTTGTTGACTCCAGCGGCAACGAGATCGAGAGCTGGCGAGGGGTCGTGCCGGATCCCGAAAGCCTGCGCAACGTCCTCGCCCAATGACACGTCGATGACCACGCGACTGGCGGACGCCGACCCGTGCTTGACGCGCGCGCCCTCAGAGAGGGTTGCGGCATGGATGCCGGCGGGCATGCTCGACTGGCCAGGAAGAGTCGCGACCACGGTGTTCATAGCCGGCTGCAATTTCCGTTGCCCCTACTGCCATAACTCTTCCCTGGTCCAGGGCTCGGGCAGCCCGGAAGCCTGGCAGACTCTCGCATCGCACATTCGCACCCGTAGAGACTGGATCGACGGGGTGGTCATCACCGGTGGCGAACCGACTACGGACCCGGGACTCCTCGGTCTCCTGAACGAGTTCGCATCGTGGTCTGTGCCCGTGAAGTTGGACACCAATGGCACCAACCCGCGTCTGCTCTCCGATATCCTTGACTCCGGACTGGTCGCACATGTCGCCCTCGACATCAAGTCGTCTCCGGAGCGCTACTCATCGGCGTGTGGGGTTGCATCCGCCTGGCCTGCGGTATCCGAAAGCATCAGCGCGGTCATAGATAGTGGGATTCCACACGAGTTCCGAACGACCGCGTACCCCTTGGTCGTTACCCGTGACGACCTGACCTCGATCGCGGCGATCCTCTCCGAGGGGAACCTGTACGTCCTTCAGCAGTTCCGACCGGGCGAAACGCTTCTGCCTGAGGCTTCATCGGTGGAGCCGTACTCTCCTGACGTCCTTCTCGACATCGCACAAGCATGCTCATCCTGGATCCCGACCGTGACCCGGGGAGTGTGAGGGACATGCGGATGGAGATACGCCGGCTCGATCCGGACCTCCCGCTGCCGCGCTACGCGCACATGGGCGACGCGGGACTCGACCTGTTTGCCGCAAGCGATATCACCCTTGAGCCCTTCCAGCGAGCCCTCGTTCCGACAGGCATCGCCGTGGCCATTCCGGAAGGTTTCGCGGGGTTCGTTCAGCCGAGAAGCGGTCTGGCGATCAAGCAGGGACTCAGCCTTGTGAACACACCCGGGCTGATAGACAGCCACTACCGGGGGGAGATCAAGGCGATTGCCATCAACCTCGACCCGACAACGCCCATCACCATCCGGCGTGGCGACAAGATAGCCCAACTGGTCATCCAGCCGATCACCTCTGCAGAGCTCACCGAAGTCGCCGACCTGGATGAAACCGTCAGGGGGGAGGGGGGCTTTGGCAGCACAGGCCTCTAGGATGCCACGTGTGCGCGTCGCCGCCCTGCTCCTGTTGGGCGATTCTGTCGTCACCGTCCGCCATCGGGCGGGCAACGCAACCTATCATCTGCTCCCGGGCGGCGGCGTCGATTGGGGAGAGTCTCTCGGACAGGCCCTCATCCGTGAGGTCGCCGAGGAGACCGGGCTCACCTGCGCTGTCGGTCGTCCGGTGGTCGTCAACGACACCATCGCACCGGACGGGAGCCGGCACATCATCAACATCACTTTCGAGTGCTCGGTGACCGGTGGAGCAATCACGGACGAACCTCTGGATCCTCGCGTTGAGGCTGTTGATCTTGTCGCACCGTCGGCCCTCGGCGGCCTGGATCTGAGGCCGCCGATCGCGTCACATCTGCTCGAGGCGCTTGACCGCAAGGCTTCCCACGGAGCGATCTACGTCGGCAGCATCTACACTCCAGATGCCTAGCGTACTGTACATAAGTCTACCGTCGACTCGTGGAAAGCAGCATCCACTACAGCCACACCCGCAACCTGATCCTATCGAGCATTGTCCTGGTCGTGGACATCGGGATGGAGTCAACCACACGACTATCCCGATCGGCACGGACTACGTGCTACCGGGCCTTGGAGGAGAACCGGCCATGGAGGCGCCTGCAGACTAGTCGAACACCGTCGCGCGTCGGTTCGCCCAGAAGCGACGCGCGACGTGTTCAATGTCGGCCCCGGACTGCGAGCTCAGCGCGGTCCGGGGCCGCAGCTCCTACGCTTCAACGTGCGGCGCGGTACAACCATCCTGCCGCATTACCACTGCGGGCGGCATCTCTCATAGCCCGCACAGGCGCACTACGCACACATGTATGTCGGATAATCTATCTTATGGTAAGTCACTACTTCGGGTTCCTCCGTGGTGCTCCTCGCCCGCCGGAACCGGTCCCTGGGTCCGGGCGTCCTGCCGCTCGTGCGGCGACAGTCGCGACGAAGAGTCGATCAGCCGGTGGCGAGAAAGGCTTCCTCGAATTGGGACTTGGTGAGAGTCTCGAGTTCCTCCTGAAGCGTCTCGAGCGCGTCGTGTGCGCCTTCGGCGTCCTCGTACTTCGCAACGAGCCGCACGTCGTCCTCATCGTCCACATTGACAGCTTCGACCCGCCATACCTCGCGTTCCGGTACGGTTTGCTGCGGCGGCTCGCGATAGAGAATGTCGTCACGCCACTCCAGATCGAGCGCGCCGCTGTCGTCGAGCCGGGTGACGCGCAGCCGGTAGAAGTCCGAGGCTGCGCCGATGGTGCTTCCCATCCTCCCCCTACCCCCCTCTGCTACTGGAGTTCCGTGTACTTGTCGCTGGACGTCACATAGCCCTCCGTGCCGTCGGAAGCGCGTACCTTGAACCAATCCCCGTCCGTTTCCAGGTATGCAAGCTCGTCACCCTTCTTGAGTCCGCGGATGAGCTTCCCGTTCTTTTCGGGTGACTTCCGGAAGTTGAGACCGTCAGTGAGTACGAGCACGGTCTGCGAATCCGCCTCGCCGTTGCCCGCCTCACCTGGTTCGTCCCCACCGGTGCTCTCCGATGAGCCTGCTGTCGCGGTTGTCTCGCGAGAGGGCCCCGTGGCCTCACGGTAGTGGCCCCAGTAGCTCGTCACGAACATCGCGACGAGTGCGAGCGCCGCAACCGCGGCAACAGCGCGCAGGAGTCTACCCGTAAGGTTCATATGTACAGTCCTCCGCCGTATACAGACGCCTCTTCGACATCATAGTGCTCGCACGCCTGGTTCACGATCATGTCAGCGGCTTCTGTGTCCACCAGCGCTCGCCCGAGATCGACCTTGCCAAGCGCAGCGAGAGCGTCACCAGGCGACATGTCCTCCTTGACCCTGCCCGCTTCCTCGGAGATGGCCGTCGCCGCATCCCCAAGTGCCTCTCCCGCCGGCCAAAGCCCCTTCGGGAGCGGCATCGTGTACAGCTCATCGGCAAGAACAGCAGCGCGCTGGGCCACTTCCTGGAAAGCTTTGCGATCGAGTGAGTGCTCGTCGGTGGCGAACTCCTCAAGCGTTGCATCGGACGTGCCTGCGAGATGGCGAACGACCTCATCGAGCGACTTCAGCGCCGCACGCACGCTCTCACGCCGGCCAATGAGGGTCACCAGATACCGCCTGGATACGCGAAACCACGCCCACTTCCAGCCGAAATACCCACCGGCGCCGACAACAACCACGACGGCAACGATGGCCACGACCCAGGTCCCCGTCGGAACCGATGCGAGATCAGACACGCATGTCCTCCGTTGCAGATTTCGGGAGGGTCTAGCAGCCCTCCCGCTTGTCCAGCACCCGCTGCGCCTTCCCAGCGGTCCGCTCGATCGTACCCGGCTCCACCAGCGTGACTTTGACCTGGAGTCCAAGGACCGCCTGGAGGCGTTCCGAGACATGCTTGGTGAACGCCACCATGTCAGCCATGATATCCGAAAACACCTCTTCGGCGACCTCGATGCGCAGTTCTACGTCGTCAAGGCCGTGCTTGCGGTCCACGACGATGAGGTAGTGAGGACGGATTCCCTCTATCTTGAAGAGCACGTCTTCGACCTGGCTGGGAAAGACATTCACGCCGCGGATTATGAGCATGTCGTCGGTGCGCTCGCGAACCTTCTCCATGCGTGAAAGCGTTCGACCGCACTCGCACCGATCCGTGTGGAGACGGGTGAGATCGTGGGTGCGATAGCGCAGCACCGGGAACGCCTCCTTGGTCAGCGGCGTGATCACGAGCTCACCCTCGCGGCCGTCAGGCAACGACTCACCGCTAGTCGGATCCACGATCTCCACAAGGAAATGATCCTCGTTGATGTGCAGCCCCGCCTGAGCTTCACACTCGCCCGAAACACCGGGACCCATGACCTCGGAGAGACCGTAGTTGTCCGTGGCGACGATGTGTAGCTTCTCTTCGATCTCGCGACGGGCCGCCTCGCTACAAGGCTCCGCGCCAAACAGGCCTAGCCGAAGACGAAGCTGGGCGAAGTCGATGCCGATCTGCTCTGCGACCTCGGCGATGTACAGCGCGTACGAGGGGGTCGATACCAACACCGTCGTGCCGAAGTCCTGCATCATCATCAGGTGACGCTCCGTGTTTCCGGCGCTTGCAGGGATGACGGTTGCGCCAACCCGCTCGAGCCCGTAGTGCATTCCGAAACCCCCGGTGAACATGCCGTACCCGAACGCCATCTGCGCACGGTCGGTGTGGACCACACCGGCCGCACTCGCCACGCGAGCGGTGAGCTCCGTCCACGTAGAGATGTCGCCACGCGTGTAGCCGACCACGGTCGGCTTGCCGGTGGTTCCCGAGGAGGAGTGGATGCGCACGACCTCATCGAGGTCGACCGCAAACAGCCCGAAGGGATATGTGTCGCGCAGCGTTATCTTGTCCGTGAACGGCAACTTCGCAACATCCGCAAGCGACTTGATGTCCCGCGGCCTAACTCCCCTGCTCTCGAGTGCACTCCGGTAGTACGGAACGCGTTCGTAGACCCACGCGACCATCGCCTGGAGTCGTCTCAGCTGCAGATCGCGCAGCGCGGCGCGCTCCATGGTTTCGTATTCGGCATTCCAGATAGGCATCGTCACTACTCCCCTACTCCGGCGGCGCTGCCGCGCCGGTCTTCTCGTCCCCGTGCCAACCGCCAAGGTAGATAAGCCGCACGTCATCGTTGGCAAGCAGCTCCTCGGCAGTACCCGAGAGAGCGACGCTTCCGGTCCGCATGACGTACCCGCGATCCGCGTGTTTGAGCGCCAATCGCGCATCCTGCTCGACAAGCAGAATCGTCATCCCGCTCGACCGCAGGACATCGAGAGCTGCGAAGATCTCCGCAACCACCTTCGGTGCCAGGCCCAGCGACGGCTCGTCGAGCAGAAGCATCCTCGGGGAGGCCATCAATGCACGGCCGACGGCCAGCATCTGCTGCTCGCCACCGGAAAGGGTCTCGGCAGACTGATCGGCACGCTCTCCGAGAACCGGGAACAGTCCGTGGACACGGTCCCACGCCGCCGCGACATCCGACGCATCCGACAGTGAATACGCACCCAATTCCAGGTTCTCGGCCACCGACATCGAACCGAAGAGCAGCCGACCCTCGGGCACCAGCGCCATGCCGAGACGCACGGCACGCTCGGGAGTGACCTTCGTGATGTCACTGCCCTCAAACGTCACGGTGCCGCATGTCGAACCGATCATCCCGACGATCGTCTTGAGTAGCGTCGACTTCCCTGCCCCGTTGCTTCCGATAAGCGTGACAAGCTCGCCGCGTCCTACCGCCAGCGAGACATCCTCGAGTACTCCGACCTTCCCGTACCCGCTGCAAAGACCGTCCACGCTCAGGACGACATCGAGTTCAGCCATCGCCCGGCTCCTCCTCTCCGAGGTACGCCGTGACGACTTTCGGATCCTTCTGGATAAGCCGAGGAGGGCCTTGAGCGATGCGCGCGCCGCGGTCCAACACGATGATCTCGTCACTGATCTCCATGACGAGCCCCATGTCGTGCTCGACCACGACAAGAGTCACACCGTGATCTCGAATCCTGAATAGCGTTTCCGCAAGCAACGCGGTCTCTGTGGTGTTGAGGCCGGCAGCCGGCTCGTCGAGGAGCATGAGCCTCGGCTTCGTGGCCAGCGCGCGGGCGATCTCAAGCGAACGCCTCAGCCCATTGGGCAGGTCCGTGGCGGGCGCTGGCTTCCACGCCTCCAATCCGACCAGCCGAAGAAGCCGCATCGCCTCTTCCTCGGCGAGCCGCTCTTCCCTGAGCGTCCAGGGAAGCCTCAGCGCGGCGGCAGCGAAGCCCGCTTTCGTGGTGGCGTGGCACCCGACCATGACGTTGTCCAGCGCCGACATCTCCTCGAAGAGCTGCGTATTCTGGAAGGTGCGCGCCACCCCGGCTCGCACGATGCGGTCGGGTCGCATTCCAGTTATGTCCTCATCGGCGAACAGCACGTGCCCCGAATCCGCACCATCGAAGCCGGTCACGACATTGAAGAGGGTGGTCTTGCCCGCCCCATTCGGGCCGATGACAGCTTTGATCTCGCCTTCGAACACATCGAAGGAGACCGAATCGACGGCCGTGAGCCCACCGAACCTCCTCGATATGTCCCGAACCGAAAGGAGGCTCATGCCCGCTCACCTCGACCGGAACGCATCTTCCGCAAGACGCCGGAGACCCCATCCGGCAGGAACAGCATCACAACGATGATGATGAGACCATACACATCGGCCTCCCACTCCTGCATGACCGCGAGCGCTCCTCGCGAAAGGCCGGGCAGCACGGCATCGGCGTAGGGTATCAGCGAAAGCAGCGCTGCTGCAGCTGCCGGGCCCAGCAACGACCGTGTCCCGCCAAGGACCGCCATCGCGAGAAGCACAACGGAGAGGTGAAGCGTGAACGTCGACGGGGAAACGAAGCCCACCGCGTGGGCGTAGAGAGAACCGGCCACGCCAGCGAAGACGGCAGAGATCGTGAACACGCGGACCTTCAGGCCGACGACGCTCACGCCCGAAGCCATCGCGCCGAGCTCCGACCCGTGCAAAGCGAGCATCGAGCGACCGGGACGGCCCCGGACGATATTGGCCGATACCCACAGAACAACGCCCGCAGCGGCCCACACCAACCAGTAGTTCAGCTGAGGCGTATCGAACCGCAGAGCGCCGATCGAGGCATACGGGATGCCCGACAGCCCATCAGGTCCCCCTGTGATCGCCCGGACCTCGACGAAGCCGACTCGCATGATCTCGCCAAACCCAAGTGTCGCCATCGCCAGATAGTGCCCTTTGAGTCGCAGGCTCGGCAAAGCGAGCGTCACGCCTCCCAGTGCCGTCACGGCGACCGCACCCGCGAGACCGACCAGCCAGGGCAAGCCAAGGGCGGTGGTCAGGTACGCCGATGTGTAGGCCCCAAGGCCGAAGAAGCCCGCGTGACCCAGCGACACCTGGCCCGCGTGTCCGAAGAGCAAAGCAAGCCCGGTGACGATGATGACGTTGATTCCGACGAAACTCAGCACCTTGAGCACGTACCGGGCGTCGGAGCCCACCACAAGAAACGGGACGACGCCGATAACCAGGCAGGCCGAAGCTACGCCGAGACTCTTCCAGGTAGTGTGGGCGGGAGTCCTCATACCTTCTGCCTCCCGCCGCGCCCCAGCAACCCCTGGGGCCGCACGAACAGCATGATCAGAAGGACCGCCAGGGATATCGCATCCTTGTATGACGACGAGATGAACGCGATCGACATCGACTCGAGCATGCCAAGCACAAGCCCGCCGACGACAGCCGCCATGGGGTTCCCGAGACCGCCAAGAATCGCTGCTGCGAAGCCCTTCACGCCGAATGAAGGTCCGATGTTGAACGCTGTCTGCGTTAGCGGCGTCGTGACCAATCCCGCCAGACCGCCAAGTGCAGCAGCCAGGGCGAACGACATCGTCACCATGACCTTGGGGTCGATACCTACGAGACGTGCAGCCGAGCGGTTGATGGAGCACGCTCTCATCGCCTTGCCCAATTTGGTGTAGCGATACATCACCATGAGCACGGCGACTGCAACGCCCGTCAGCCCGAGGATCCACAGAGACTGCCTGTCAAGTGAGGCTCCCAGAAGGCGGACGGAGTCGCCCGGCGTGAATGACGGCAGGGCTCGCTCTGTGGGCCCCAAGAAGTGCCGGGCCAACGACGAGAGCAACATGGATCCACCCACCGTGATGATGATCAGCGCGAGTGGGTCCCCGTCCTTCCTGGGGCGGATGGCGAGAAGCTCAAAGACGACGCCCACAATCGCAGTAGCCGCGATGCCGAAGACTCCCGCCAGTGCGAGCGGCAACCCAAGGGCCGTGTACGCCCATACAGAAAGCATTCCGCCGAGCATCACGAACTCGCCCTGCGCGAAGTTCACCACGCCGGTCGATGCGTAGACGATCGTGAAGCCGAGTGCCACAAGTGCGTAGATGGAACCGTTCTTGAGGCCAGCCAGCGCGAATTGCAGCAACTCGGCAGCGCCCACGGGCTACTTGTCCCCCTCAGCGAACGTCCCTTTCCCACAGGAGATCTGGTACATCACGAAATCGTTCTCCCTCAAGCCGCTGTGGTCAGCGGCCGAATGGGTGAATGCCCTACCCATCCCGGTATCGCCGCTCGTCTTCTCTATCTTGCCTCGCACCGCAACTGGCACACCGATACCCGCATAGGGACCGATCAGTGAAGACCCGGCCCCTATGCGGATAGGCTCGGCGCTAGTAGCTACTTGGCCTCGGTCCATGCACCGTTCTTGACCTCGTACATGACAATGTCGTTCTCGGTCATACCGTTGTGGTCTGTCTCCGAGAAGGTGAACGTGCCGCCGATCCCAACGAACCCGCTCGTGGCTTCGATGGCATCGCGTAGTGCCGCGCTATCGAATCCCTCGTCCAGCGTCTTCATCGCGTTGACGGTGAGATAGAGCGCGTCATAGGCGTGACCCGCGAACGTATCTGGGGCCTTCCCGTACTCCGCCGTGTAGCGCTCGATGAAGTCGGTGGCAACCTCATAGTTCTCAGTGTCTGCACCGTACAGTTCCGGAATGAGGACCTTGCCGGCCGCGAAGCGGAACCCCTCCGCTGCAGGACCAGCGCCCTCGATGAACTCCTTGCGGGCATTGCCGTGTGTACCGAACAGCGGAACATCCATACCCAGATCCATCATGTTCTTCGCAACGATGGCGGCTTCCTTGCCTGCGGAGACCATGAGAACCGCCTGAACATCGGTGCCCTTGATCTTCGTCAGCTGCGCGGTCATGTCGGTGTCGCCAGCGTTGAAGGTCTCTTCCGCTACGACGGTGATTCCGGCCGCCGTGGCCGCTTCCTTCGCGACTGCGGCGCCGTCAGCACCGAACCCGCCACTGTCCGAGATCAGCCCGATCTTTGAGATGCCCTGCTTCTCCATGTGCGCGAACGTATACGGCATCACGAGCGAGTTCGACCACGGGGTCTGGAAGACCAGCGCGTCGAACGTTGAAGTGATAACCGTTCCACCGGCGATGGAGACCTGCGGAATCCCAGCACGGTCGATTTCCTGCCGCATGGCCATCGACTGGCCTGTGCCCGTGGCACCGATGATCGCAAGGACACCCTCCTTGTCGATCAGCCGTGTTGTGGCCGCAACAGCTGTGTCGGCATCGGTCGCGTCGTCCTCGTAGACGATCTCGATCAGATGTCCGTTGACGCCCCCAGCGTCGTTGATGCGTGCTACTTCCAGTTCGAGCGTGTTCTTCTCTGGCTCTCCCAAACCCGCGTACGTGCCGCTAAGCGACAGTACCGCCCCAATGCGGTAGGGTTCCTTCGTCTCGTCAGCCTTCTCGGTCGTCTCCCCGCTGTCGGACGTACATCCCGTGAGCGGTACCACGCCGAGCGCCACGACGAGCACCAGTGCGAGCCAGAAGTACCGGCTTCCTGCTCTCATGACTCCCCACCCTCCTATTCAACAAGCCTCCTAGACACTAGCAATCTCATCTTGAGATACCAGCTGCACAGGTTGGTCTGAAAGCAGCTGGAGTGCCCTGCCCACGTCCGCCACGTTGATCACCACGTACGTCGATATCAGTGAGTAGACGTACTCGATGTTCACCCCCGCGTCGGACACAACCTTGAGAACACCGGCAAGCCCACCGGGCTCATCCGGGAGATTGATGCAGATGACGTCGCTCTCCTTGACAGTGAAGCCCTCCCCTTTCAGGGCGACAAGACCCGCCTCGGGCTTGTCCACCACAAGCCGCAGAATCCCGTAGTCCGCGGTGTCGGACACTGAGAATCCGCGGATGTTCACGCCGTGTTCACCAAGGATCTCTGTTACCTCGCTGACCCTGCCCGCCTTGTTCTCGATGAATACCGAGAGCTGGGAGACCTTCATCGCATGCACTCCTTCTCCCGGCAAGTTGTCCGTCCCAGTTCAAACGCGCGCAGATTCGTGTCGACCGTCTTGGCGGGAACGCGTGCGCGGATCACCTCTCGCCAGAGGTCCTCGGCGAAATCGAGTCCCGTGGACAACGCACCCATCAGCACGATGTTAGCCGACTTGGGGCTTCCAGCCTCACACGCGAGCGCCTCAGCGTCCAGGAACACCGCCTCTTCGGCATCCAGCCGCGGCTCCAGACCTTCGGGCGCATCGACCAGGCCGATGAGAACGGGTAGGGGCTGAATCGTCCGGGCGTTGACGAGCAGGCGCCCGCTGGGCTTCACATAGTGAAGGCGCCTGGCGGCCTCGATCATCTCGAAAGCCACGAGATGATCTGCGCACCCGGGATCGGTGGTAGAGCCGTGAACGCACTCTCCGAAGCGAACCACCGTATCGACCGATCCGCCTCTCTGGGCCATGCCGTGAACCTCGGAGAGCTTCACGTCGAGCCCAGCACCTACCGCGACCTTGGCCAGGACATCGGCTGCCAGGATCGTGCCTTGGCCGCCGACTCCGCAAAGCATGACGGTAACGACTCCCATCACACGCCCCCGATGTCGCACGCCGGGCCGGTAGCCTCGATAGCATCGAACTTGCACACCTGAACGCAGTCCGCACATCCAACGCACACGGTCACGTCTATCTCAGCCTGCTTGTCAGCGCGCATCCCGATTGCGGGACAGCCGAGCTTCACACATGCACCGCACGCCGTGCATGCCTCGTCGTCGACAGCATAGGGTTGCTCCCTCTCGCGAAGAAGCAATGCGCAAGGGCTGCGGAACACGATCACACTAAGCTCGTCGCGAGCGACTTCCTCTTTCAGAACGGACTCTGTCAGGTCGAGATCGTGCGGATCCACTACCCGAACGGCTGAGATACCGAGTGCTTCACATAGCTTCTCTACATCGATCTCCGCGCCCATCTCACCGTCCAGCGTCCGGCCCATCATCGGGTTGCCCTGATGCCCGGTCATGGCGGTGATACGGTTGTCGAGGATGGCGATAGTCCCTACGCCGCGGTTGTAGGACATGTGCGCAAGGCCGGTGATACCGCTGTGGGCAAAGGTCGAATCGCCAATGACAGCGACGATCGGACGCGTCTGGTCTCC belongs to Actinomycetota bacterium and includes:
- a CDS encoding ABC transporter ATP-binding protein, whose amino-acid sequence is MAELDVVLSVDGLCSGYGKVGVLEDVSLAVGRGELVTLIGSNGAGKSTLLKTIVGMIGSTCGTVTFEGSDITKVTPERAVRLGMALVPEGRLLFGSMSVAENLELGAYSLSDASDVAAAWDRVHGLFPVLGERADQSAETLSGGEQQMLAVGRALMASPRMLLLDEPSLGLAPKVVAEIFAALDVLRSSGMTILLVEQDARLALKHADRGYVMRTGSVALSGTAEELLANDDVRLIYLGGWHGDEKTGAAAPPE
- a CDS encoding ABC transporter ATP-binding protein, producing MSLLSVRDISRRFGGLTAVDSVSFDVFEGEIKAVIGPNGAGKTTLFNVVTGFDGADSGHVLFADEDITGMRPDRIVRAGVARTFQNTQLFEEMSALDNVMVGCHATTKAGFAAAALRLPWTLREERLAEEEAMRLLRLVGLEAWKPAPATDLPNGLRRSLEIARALATKPRLMLLDEPAAGLNTTETALLAETLFRIRDHGVTLVVVEHDMGLVMEISDEIIVLDRGARIAQGPPRLIQKDPKVVTAYLGEEEPGDG
- a CDS encoding branched-chain amino acid ABC transporter permease, with the protein product MRTPAHTTWKSLGVASACLVIGVVPFLVVGSDARYVLKVLSFVGINVIIVTGLALLFGHAGQVSLGHAGFFGLGAYTSAYLTTALGLPWLVGLAGAVAVTALGGVTLALPSLRLKGHYLAMATLGFGEIMRVGFVEVRAITGGPDGLSGIPYASIGALRFDTPQLNYWLVWAAAGVVLWVSANIVRGRPGRSMLALHGSELGAMASGVSVVGLKVRVFTISAVFAGVAGSLYAHAVGFVSPSTFTLHLSVVLLAMAVLGGTRSLLGPAAAAALLSLIPYADAVLPGLSRGALAVMQEWEADVYGLIIIVVMLFLPDGVSGVLRKMRSGRGERA
- a CDS encoding branched-chain amino acid ABC transporter permease translates to MGAAELLQFALAGLKNGSIYALVALGFTIVYASTGVVNFAQGEFVMLGGMLSVWAYTALGLPLALAGVFGIAATAIVGVVFELLAIRPRKDGDPLALIIITVGGSMLLSSLARHFLGPTERALPSFTPGDSVRLLGASLDRQSLWILGLTGVAVAVLMVMYRYTKLGKAMRACSINRSAARLVGIDPKVMVTMSFALAAALGGLAGLVTTPLTQTAFNIGPSFGVKGFAAAILGGLGNPMAAVVGGLVLGMLESMSIAFISSSYKDAISLAVLLIMLFVRPQGLLGRGGRQKV
- a CDS encoding ABC transporter substrate-binding protein — its product is MRAGSRYFWLALVLVVALGVVPLTGCTSDSGETTEKADETKEPYRIGAVLSLSGTYAGLGEPEKNTLELEVARINDAGGVNGHLIEIVYEDDATDADTAVAATTRLIDKEGVLAIIGATGTGQSMAMRQEIDRAGIPQVSIAGGTVITSTFDALVFQTPWSNSLVMPYTFAHMEKQGISKIGLISDSGGFGADGAAVAKEAATAAGITVVAEETFNAGDTDMTAQLTKIKGTDVQAVLMVSAGKEAAIVAKNMMDLGMDVPLFGTHGNARKEFIEGAGPAAEGFRFAAGKVLIPELYGADTENYEVATDFIERYTAEYGKAPDTFAGHAYDALYLTVNAMKTLDEGFDSAALRDAIEATSGFVGIGGTFTFSETDHNGMTENDIVMYEVKNGAWTEAK
- a CDS encoding ACT domain-containing protein: MKVSQLSVFIENKAGRVSEVTEILGEHGVNIRGFSVSDTADYGILRLVVDKPEAGLVALKGEGFTVKESDVICINLPDEPGGLAGVLKVVSDAGVNIEYVYSLISTYVVINVADVGRALQLLSDQPVQLVSQDEIASV
- a CDS encoding indolepyruvate oxidoreductase subunit beta, which encodes MGVVTVMLCGVGGQGTILAADVLAKVAVGAGLDVKLSEVHGMAQRGGSVDTVVRFGECVHGSTTDPGCADHLVAFEMIEAARRLHYVKPSGRLLVNARTIQPLPVLIGLVDAPEGLEPRLDAEEAVFLDAEALACEAGSPKSANIVLMGALSTGLDFAEDLWREVIRARVPAKTVDTNLRAFELGRTTCREKECMR